TGGGCGGTCGCCGCCGGGGCCATCCTCGCCCACCTCGTCGAGAACCACTCGCCGGGACTGGCGCTGTCGGGCGAGCGCTGGGCGTCGGTCTTCCGCGCGCTCGCGGTGGTTCTGATCGTCTCTACCTCGCTGTACGGCGCGCTGGCACTCGGCGGCCACTTCGCCGGCGACGGCTACTTCAGCAGGTACAACCACCCCGACGACCCCACGCTCGACGGGTTCACCTACATCAACGAGACCCATCCCGAGGAGTACGCCGCGATCCAGTGGTTCGAGGACCTCGAGGGTCAGCCCAACATCGCCTCGGCGCCCGGCCAGGACATGTACCGCTGGACCAACCCCGTTTCGAGCCTCACCGGCGTTCCGACGCTCGCCGGGTGGGCCCACGAGGTCGGGTACCGCGGCGGTGAGTCCTACCGTGCCCGCGTCGACGACGTGAACACCATCTACACCGGGTCCCCCGAACAACGCGCTTACTACCTCGACGTGTACGAGGTCGAGTACGTCTACGTCGGGTCGAACGAACGGTCGGCCTACACGAACGGCGACCTGGCGGTCTTCGACTCGATGGCGGGCGTCACCGTCGAGAAACAGTGGGACGGCGCCGCCGTCTACCGGGTCGACCAGAGCGCGCTGGAGTACACCGGCAAGAGCGACTGAACGGCGGGTCCCTCCCGACCCATCACTGCGACTGGGAGTGGCGCCGCCGGTGGACGATCCCCTGATTGTTCGCCGCCTTCTCGACGAACGACCGGAACGCTTCGCCGGTCTCGCCGTCCTCGTCTAACACCGCCGGCTCGCCGGCGTCGCCGCCTTCGCGGACCGCCGGGTCCAGCGGGATCTCGCCGAGGAACGGCATCCGCGCCTCCTCGGCGAACGCTTCGCCGCCGCCCTCGCCGAAGATGGCGTGGTCGCCGCCGCAGTCCGGGCACCTGAACGAGCTCATGTTCTCGACGATGCCCAGCACGGGCGTCTCGTGCTCGCCGAACATCTCCAGCCCTTTCCGGGCGTCGTCGATCGCGACTTCCTGGGGCGTCGTGACGATGACGGCGCCGGTGACGGGGACGCTCTGGAGCAGCGTGAGCTGGGTGTCGCCGGTCCCCGGCGGCAGGTCGACGACCATGTAGTCGAGGCTCCCCCACTCCACGTCCTCCCAGAGCTGGGTGAGCACCTTGTGGACCATCGGGCCCCGCCAGATGACTGGGTCGTCTTCACCCACGAGAAAATCCATACTCATCAGCTTCGTGCCGTACCGTTCCGGCGGCACCAGCGTCTCCTCGGGGGTCGCCTGGGGTTGTTGGTCGGCGGCGAGCATCCGTGGGACGTTCGGACCGTACACGTCGGCGTCGAAGAGTCCGACCCGGGCGCCGAGTTGCGCCAGCCCCGCCGCGAGGTTCACGGCGATGGTGCTCTTGCCGACGCCGCCTTTCCCCGACGCCACGGCGATGACGTTCTCGACACCTGGTAGCACCGACCCCTCGGCGACGAGCCCGCTGTCGACCTCGGCGTCGAGTTCGATCCGCAGGTCCAGGCCCGACAGTGCCTCGCGGACGGCCCCCGCGATATCGGTCTCGGTCGGGGAGTAGGGCGCCCCCAGCGCCAGCGAGACGCGGACTTCCTCCTCGTCCATCTCCACCGAATTGACCAGTCCGAGCGAGACGATATCGTCGCCCAGATCCGGGTCCTCGACGGTGCCGAGCAGGTCGAGCACGTCGTCTTCGTTCATACTCCGTCTCCGGTGGTCCCGGCGAAAAGGGTTGTGGAGCCTTCCTCGTTCGACTCCGCGCCTGCCGGCGATAGCGTAGAACGCACGATCATACCACGGGGTCTACCAGAATCACGAACATTTTTATATCGGAGGGGCAGAACGTCGTCCCAACGACATGATGTACAGGGGACAGGGGGTTTCGAGAGTCGTAGCGAGCGCCGTGCTGGTCGTCTCGGCGGTGTGTGCCGGTGTTCCGGTCGCGAACGCGACGGGCGCGGGCGGTCCGGACGACGGGGGGAACGAATCACCGCTGGCCGACGCGGGACTGGACCGGACCGTCTCGACTAACACGACGGTGTACTTGGACGCGACGGGGTCTCGCGACCCCGATGGTGAGGTCGACGACTACCGGTGGCGGATCGAGCTGCCCGACGGGACCTACGGGACACCGTCGTGCGAGCGGTGCGGGCGGACGACGTTCGTGCCGCGTGCGACCGGGACGTACAACGCGACGGTCACGGTCACCGACGGGGACGGCGCGACCAGTACCGACACGCTGCGGGTCCACGTCGAGGCGTCGAACGGTCCATCGGTGATGCTCTCGGGACCCGAGAGCGTCACAGAGGGTCGCGTCGCGGAGTACTCGGCGACGCTAGCGGCCGGCGCGAACGACCTGGCGGGGGCGCTCTGGGAGGTGGACGACCGCAGAGTGAATCGGACGGTTCTGACGGGTGAGAGCGCGACCAGTGAGCAGACGGTGGGGTTCAGACGCGCCGGGCAGTTCACGGTCAGAGTCACGGTGGTCGACCGACTCGGTCGCGAGCGCACGGCGACGAAGAACGTGACTGTCACCGAGCCTGCAACGTCCGGCGTGGGTAGCGGTGGCGACGACGGGTCGGAATGTTCGCATTTCAACAGGGACGACGACCGGTACTGTCACCACGATAGTATGACGATCGACAACCAGGGTATCGTCATCTCCGACGCCGACAACGACGATACGACCGAATGGGCTGGCGTCACCCTCGACGAGGAGTTCGCGCAGAACCACGAGGGCGTGTCGTACGACTCTATCGACGACGTCGCGACGTTCGAGAGTAAAGAAGCGTACAAGGAAGCGTTAGGGGTAGATTCTGCGAACGTGGATCCAGATTCTGATGTAAACTCGCGAACTACAGACGCCACTAATGGACAAACAAATAATAATTCGTTCAGTCAGAACAGCTCTGATGACGGATCTGAACAGAATGAAGAAAAATCAGATGAATCAAATGAGATGCCTGACAGAGTTTCTGATAGAATAGATCGAATGAGGGGCTCAAATTCGTTAGAGAGAGACTCTAATAGAGGAGATTACACAACCGAAAGAACCGGACGCGTGCCTCTCCGCAAAGATAACGGTGGGCCTCGGTTTTAAAATATATGAAAAAAATTATTAATAGCGAACAATCGCGGATGGTGAAATTTGCATTGGTTCTATTCGGACTGTTGTTTACGATTGTGATTGTCTCAGTGTATTCTGGTTTAATTCCCTCACTTAGCATCTATTCAAATGATATGGAAGATCCAACTAAAACTTTGACTTCTACAGAAGGCAATTCGAATACGCCAGCAGAAACAGCACCGGATCCGATCCCAAGTACAGTACGTTCTCCTACTCAGTTCCAAAAGTCCACACCTATTCAGACTCCAACCCTCTCATCGACACCAGTTCCAACACCTCGACCGACCGTGTCTCCAACAGCAACACCGGCCCCGACACTAACACCGACACCCACAAGTAAATTTTCGAACAAAAAATATGATGAGTTTGTAGGGGCGGTCTTTGGGGAAACAGAGGTTGATACTGGAGTCCCGATCAGGATCCGTGCATGGAGTGTCGCGGAAGGAAATTCATTGATTGTAGTTTTAAATTTGACATCGGAATCGAGAAATGATGCTAGAAGGGCCAAGGAAGTGAATACGCTTGCCACCAGCGGATATGTACAGGCGGTTGCTCACCACGACCTAGAAAGGATTAATGGTAAAATAACAGATAGGCTACGGATCGCGGAAGTGAACAACACTGGTGCCCAGCCAAAGACCCTCGTTGTCAACACATCACTTGCACGAGAATATTATACGGGTCAGATCGATGCGGCAGAATTCACCGAAGAGTACTGGAAAACTGAGCGAAACATGACGGCTGACGAGATAGAATACGTATACAATATGGATAGCAGGACAGGAAATCAAACGCTCTACAATGGGACCGGCGACTGATCTTACAGATCAGAACTAGTATATCAGTCATATTCCATTGCTAAATTATTCTTTAGCTAATATATATCCGCACCCGACCCTGACACCCTGGCGATGACGTTATCCGACTTCGGTCTCGCGGACGGCGGCCGACTCCACGAACTGTCGCACGACCACCTCTCGAAAACCGAACAGATCGACCACGACGCACCCACGTTCGATACGGGGACGACGATCGTCGCGATCGCTGCGGACGACGGGGTGGTGATGGCCGCGGACCAACGGGCGAGTCTCGGCGGGCGGTTCACCACGAACAAGAACGCCGAGAAGATCTCGCGGGTCCACCCGACGGCCGCGCTGGCGATCTCGGGGTCGGTCGGTCCGGCCCAGATCCTGAGTCGGTCGTTGCGGGCCGAGACCACTCTCTACGAGTCCCGACGAGAGAAACCGATGAGCATGCGCGCCCTCTCTCGGACCGCGGGCCATCTCGTGCGCGGGTTGCCGGTCGCGCCGATCCTCGCCGGCGTCGACGCCGAGGGCGGACACGTCTACGAACTCGACGGCGGCGGGAGCGTGATGGCGACCGACTACGCCGCGGGCGGGAGCGGGATGCAGGTGGCCTACGGCGTGCTCGAACGGCGGTTCGACCCCGGGGCTACGCTCGACGAGGCGACCGAAGCGGCTGTCGACGCGGTCGAAGCGGCGAGCGAGCGTGACACCGCCAGCGGCAACGGCGTGACGGTGGCGACGATCACGGGCGCGGGGGTCGAAATCCGAGGGATCGACGACGGTCGAGACGCGCCGAGCCGCGACTTCACGGGGGAGGAGGTGGCCTGATGCAGTCGAACGACCAGCAGGCGTACGACCGCGGCGTGACGGTCTTCTCGCCGGACGGTCGGCTATATCAAGTCGAGTACGCACGCGAGGCGGTCGAGCGCGGCAGTCCCGCGGTCGGCGTCGCGACCGACCACGCGGTGGTGTTCGCCGCTCACGTCAGCCCGCGGTCGCCGTTGATGGAGCCCGATAGCATCGAGAAAGTCCACGACCTGAACGGACGGCTCGGGGTGGCCACCGCGGGGCACGTCGCCGACGCGCGGCGGCTCGTCGACTTCGGGCGGCAGTTCGCCCAGCGCGAGCGCCTACGCTACGGGGAGGCCCCGGGTGTAGAACCGCTCTCGAAGGCCGTCGCCGACCGGATCCAGGAGTTCACCCAGACCGGTGGAACACGACCGTTCGGGGCCGCGCTGCTGGTGGGCGGCGTTCCGGAGGCGATCCCGGCGGTCGAGGGAGGCGCAGATCCCGACCCGCGGCTCTACGAGATCGACCCCTCGGGAACGCCCACCGAGTGGCGCGCGACCGCGGTCGGCCGCGGGAGCGACGCCGTCCGCGACCACCTCGAAGCCGAGTACTCGACGGGGCTGGACACCGGTGCGGGCGTCTCGCTCGCGCTCACCGCGCTGGCCGAGAGCACCGGGGAGTCGCCGACCGCCGAAGAGATCGACGTGGCCGTACTGGACGGGGACGGTTTCGACGCGCTCGACCGCGACCGACGGGCGACCGCGCTGGCCGACGCAGGACTCGACGCGGCATCGTGACGGGCGTCGCCACGCGTCGGCGGGGATCCGTCAGGACTCGGCGGTCCCCGACTCCGCGGCGTCGTTCGCGTGCACGCCCTCGGTGTCGTCCGTCGACACCGCCGCCGAGTCGCTGTCGGCGTTCGCGTCGACGGGTCCCCCGTCGTCGGCTGGTTTGCTCGCCGTCGGTCCGTCGTCGTGGGACTCCCGGCGGTGGTCGACGACCCGTCCGTCGCCGGCGACGTAGCAGACGAGGTCGTCCCCGTCGAGGCGGACGCTGACGACGATACACCACGGGTCGCGAGAGACGACTCGCTCGCGCCACTCGCTGCCGACGTTCCAGATAGGGCGGTCGCGCACGTCGCTGTCGTGGTCGTGATAGAAGGCGACGACCGCCGGGTGGTCGAGCAGTGTCAGTGCGATCGGGCAGCGCAGGTCGGCGCCGCAGGTCTCACAGCCGTAGACCGCCTGGACCGGGACGTACTCGTCGTTCCCCCGTCGCTCATCGGATACCCGTTCGTCGCGCTGGTCCCCCTCGCTGTCGCAGCCGGCGACTGGTTCGATCCGGGTCGAGACGGGTCCGGCGCACTCGGGGCAGACGCCCTCGCCGAACGAGTCGATGCGTCGGCGGTGGTGGGCGTCGATGGCGTCGGCGAACTCGTCTGAACCGCGGTCGGCGTAGCCGCCCGGGGGGAGCGAGAGTCGAAGGACGGTTCCATCGCAGCGCTCGCAGCCGACCTCGGTGACGTTGTCCGCGACGGCGGCGACGAGCCCGTCGTCGTCACAGAGCGGACACGGCTCGGTCAGGTCGACGGGGTCGCGGTCGACGCTCGCGGTGTACGTGTCGGCGGCGACGGCGCGGGCGACCGAGCGGCCGGCGTCGGTCAACTCGTAGCGCTCGTCCGCCCGCTGGCGGACGAACCGGTCGGTGAGCTGGCGGAGGTGGTAGGCGAACCCGGCGGAGGTGTCAGCGTCGGTGGCCTCGACGAGCTCGGAGAACGCGCGAGGCGACGCCGCGTCGAGCGCGCGGACGACGGCCAGCCGCGTCTCCCCGCCCAGGGCCCCGAACGCGTCGCTCGGTGCGGGGGCATCGGGATCCTCGGCGTCGCTCGCGGTGGCGTCGGCGGAGCCGCGGTCCGGCGCTCCGCACCCGTCCTCGTCTCGCCGGCCGTGGGACATGACACGGTCGTGCGTGCCACGGCCGTTTCAACCTGTCGCCGGGCGTGATCCCCGTGCCGGCCCAGACGGCTGTGCAGAAACCTTGCAACTGGCACCGGCCTTATTACCGCCGGGCCGAAAGAGGAGATATGCTCGCGGACGAGTTCGGTCGGGAAGTATCGGGCGTGCGCGTCTCGCTCACCGACCGATGCAACTTCGACTGCGTCTACTGCCACAACGAGGGGCTGGGCGACACCCGCGGCCCGATGGCGCCCCGCGAGCACGAGATGAGTACCGACGACGTGGTCCGCTTTCTGGAGGTCGTCGCCGAATTCGGCGTCGACTCGGTGAAGTTCACCGGCGGCGAACCGCTCCTGCGCGACGACGTAGCGGAGATCGTCGCCCGCACGCCCGAGACGATGGAGGTCTCGCTGACCACGAACGGGACGATGCTGCCGGGTCGAGCGGCGGATCTGGTCGACGCCGGGGTCGAACGGGTCAATATCTCTCAGGACGCCCTCGATCGGGAGACGTTCAAGCAGGTGACCCAGGCGGGCGCGTACGACGCGGTGATGGACGGCGTCGACGCGGCGCTGTCGGCGGGGCTCGCGCCGGTGAAGCTCAACATGGTCGTCTTCGAGCAGACCGCGGGGTACGTCCCCGAGATGGTCGAGCACGTCGCCGCGAACGAGGGGCTGCGCCTGCAGCTCATCGAGTACATGCCGGAGATCGCCGGCCACCCCGAGTGGGCGGTCGACATCGATCGGGTCCACGACTGGCTCGCCGAGCAGGCCGACCACGTCGAGCGTCGCGAGATGCACGACCGCAAACGGTACTGGATCGCGCGAGACGGCGTCGACGGCGACGCGATCGCCGACGACGGTGCGGTCGACGAGTCGAAGGCCGGGATGGTCGAAATCGTCGACCCCGTGGAGAACCGGACCTTCTGCGCGAACTGTCATCGCGTGCGCGTCACGCACGAAGGGTACCTGAAGGGCTGTCTCAATCGCAACGACGACCTGCGGCCGATGGGCGAGATGACCCGCGCAGGGATCCGCGAGACCTTCCGCGAGACGGTCGCGAACCGCGTCCCCTACTACGGGGAGTACATGATCGAGGAGGACGGTGAGTGGGTCGTCAACGAGAGATATCTGGACGACCCGCCGGCCGGCGGGGCCGACGCGTACCCGACCGTCGACGAGACGCCCGCCGAGACCGACGACTGATGATCGTCGCAGCCGTACTCGCCGGTGCGGCGACCGCGCTGACGGTCGTCCTCGTCTGATCAGCCGAGTTCGGCCAGCGTCTTCGTAACGATTTCTTCGACGTCGGTGGTCCCGTACCGCTCGCGAGTGGTTTCGTGCATGCGTTCGTCGGCCCCATTCCACGACTCGGCGGTCCAGAAGCGGGCGTCTTGCGCGTCGGTCCCGGCGTCGAGCTCGCCACGGGTGTCCGCCCGGTGGACGGCGTACTCGAAGCCGACCATGTGCTTGCCGTCGGCGACCCAGGTCCCGCGGCCGGCGACTAGCGTCAGGTCGTCGCGGTCGACGCGGAGTCCGGTCTCCTCTTCGAGTTCGCGC
This DNA window, taken from Halosimplex litoreum, encodes the following:
- a CDS encoding PKD domain-containing protein; this encodes MYLDATGSRDPDGEVDDYRWRIELPDGTYGTPSCERCGRTTFVPRATGTYNATVTVTDGDGATSTDTLRVHVEASNGPSVMLSGPESVTEGRVAEYSATLAAGANDLAGALWEVDDRRVNRTVLTGESATSEQTVGFRRAGQFTVRVTVVDRLGRERTATKNVTVTEPATSGVGSGGDDGSECSHFNRDDDRYCHHDSMTIDNQGIVISDADNDDTTEWAGVTLDEEFAQNHEGVSYDSIDDVATFESKEAYKEALGVDSANVDPDSDVNSRTTDATNGQTNNNSFSQNSSDDGSEQNEEKSDESNEMPDRVSDRIDRMRGSNSLERDSNRGDYTTERTGRVPLRKDNGGPRF
- a CDS encoding ArsR/SmtB family transcription factor, whose amino-acid sequence is MSHGRRDEDGCGAPDRGSADATASDAEDPDAPAPSDAFGALGGETRLAVVRALDAASPRAFSELVEATDADTSAGFAYHLRQLTDRFVRQRADERYELTDAGRSVARAVAADTYTASVDRDPVDLTEPCPLCDDDGLVAAVADNVTEVGCERCDGTVLRLSLPPGGYADRGSDEFADAIDAHHRRRIDSFGEGVCPECAGPVSTRIEPVAGCDSEGDQRDERVSDERRGNDEYVPVQAVYGCETCGADLRCPIALTLLDHPAVVAFYHDHDSDVRDRPIWNVGSEWRERVVSRDPWCIVVSVRLDGDDLVCYVAGDGRVVDHRRESHDDGPTASKPADDGGPVDANADSDSAAVSTDDTEGVHANDAAESGTAES
- a CDS encoding Ntn hydrolase family protein, which encodes MTLSDFGLADGGRLHELSHDHLSKTEQIDHDAPTFDTGTTIVAIAADDGVVMAADQRASLGGRFTTNKNAEKISRVHPTAALAISGSVGPAQILSRSLRAETTLYESRREKPMSMRALSRTAGHLVRGLPVAPILAGVDAEGGHVYELDGGGSVMATDYAAGGSGMQVAYGVLERRFDPGATLDEATEAAVDAVEAASERDTASGNGVTVATITGAGVEIRGIDDGRDAPSRDFTGEEVA
- a CDS encoding Mrp/NBP35 family ATP-binding protein, whose product is MNEDDVLDLLGTVEDPDLGDDIVSLGLVNSVEMDEEEVRVSLALGAPYSPTETDIAGAVREALSGLDLRIELDAEVDSGLVAEGSVLPGVENVIAVASGKGGVGKSTIAVNLAAGLAQLGARVGLFDADVYGPNVPRMLAADQQPQATPEETLVPPERYGTKLMSMDFLVGEDDPVIWRGPMVHKVLTQLWEDVEWGSLDYMVVDLPPGTGDTQLTLLQSVPVTGAVIVTTPQEVAIDDARKGLEMFGEHETPVLGIVENMSSFRCPDCGGDHAIFGEGGGEAFAEEARMPFLGEIPLDPAVREGGDAGEPAVLDEDGETGEAFRSFVEKAANNQGIVHRRRHSQSQ
- a CDS encoding NUDIX domain-containing protein; the protein is MTNFAPDYCGYCGQELRDSDLAPGASVCDDCERYVFHSPTPGASVTVVDDEHLLLIQRAVGPSAGQWGTPAGHVDWGEDPDHAAARELEEETGLRVDRDDLTLVAGRGTWVADGKHMVGFEYAVHRADTRGELDAGTDAQDARFWTAESWNGADERMHETTRERYGTTDVEEIVTKTLAELG
- a CDS encoding archaeal proteasome endopeptidase complex subunit alpha, coding for MQSNDQQAYDRGVTVFSPDGRLYQVEYAREAVERGSPAVGVATDHAVVFAAHVSPRSPLMEPDSIEKVHDLNGRLGVATAGHVADARRLVDFGRQFAQRERLRYGEAPGVEPLSKAVADRIQEFTQTGGTRPFGAALLVGGVPEAIPAVEGGADPDPRLYEIDPSGTPTEWRATAVGRGSDAVRDHLEAEYSTGLDTGAGVSLALTALAESTGESPTAEEIDVAVLDGDGFDALDRDRRATALADAGLDAAS
- the moaA gene encoding GTP 3',8-cyclase MoaA — translated: MLADEFGREVSGVRVSLTDRCNFDCVYCHNEGLGDTRGPMAPREHEMSTDDVVRFLEVVAEFGVDSVKFTGGEPLLRDDVAEIVARTPETMEVSLTTNGTMLPGRAADLVDAGVERVNISQDALDRETFKQVTQAGAYDAVMDGVDAALSAGLAPVKLNMVVFEQTAGYVPEMVEHVAANEGLRLQLIEYMPEIAGHPEWAVDIDRVHDWLAEQADHVERREMHDRKRYWIARDGVDGDAIADDGAVDESKAGMVEIVDPVENRTFCANCHRVRVTHEGYLKGCLNRNDDLRPMGEMTRAGIRETFRETVANRVPYYGEYMIEEDGEWVVNERYLDDPPAGGADAYPTVDETPAETDD